In Antedon mediterranea chromosome 10, ecAntMedi1.1, whole genome shotgun sequence, one genomic interval encodes:
- the LOC140060135 gene encoding HHIP-like protein 2 encodes MWYIWIVFVFIFDISKITCHPQCLDFYPPFENKQDLTFCSMYYELSCCSHERDQQLYKQYVKITRKMGADDPSYCVDYIRDILCQECSPYAAHLYDAETTGEARPFPGLCNHYCVYFHSLCSNVIPLITNDTQLRKKARAGSVEFCDTVKIPDMDYCYPDIIDDIELNFELDRALGGEGDGCLCLEEFANGLRNPLLAVHANDSTHRLYIAEQLGVIHVYLKNGSKIDKPFLDLRKSVLTTRRRGDERGLLGLAFHPNYKENKRLFVYYTTTDEESDIDMVRLSEFSTKVNNGNRVDMKSEKVILEIAQPAANHNGGQLLFGMDGFLYISVGDGGKAGDPFGEYGNSQNLENLLGKFLRIDVNSVDDDREYSIPPSNPFVRMDNQSARDAMGDNRSTTAREEIYAYGLRNVWRCGMDKGNRDTGEGRGRIICGDVGQSDYEEIDIIVKGGNYGWRAKEGFECYDYDMCSDPKWLVNEELPIHTYPHTVGKSVTGGHIYRGCLFPNMNGHYIYGDFMNGKLFKLVESGVNGTWENSDICLGDSTVCTGGLLNNYPTHILSFGEDESGEIYMLTTNAPSTSHAGGKVYRIVDPSLRSSPSECPIDEEEFRIKGTITPFSPSKPKISTCPKTCNTPSITNVTYCTSSFAIVVQIQKVSVFNRYKEVKVLVPYLYRIDKGVRKPKYEDSLIAYGRSRKCPCPDLTVGVTYIITGQYEKYSKEFVISELSVVQRWYWYWNIQLYAYHNSCEKKSSVQWQDNEN; translated from the exons ATGTGGTATATTTggattgtttttgttttcatttttgatATTTCCAAGATAACTTGTCATCCTCAATGTCTGGATTTCTACCCTCCATTTGAAAATAAGCAAGACTTAACATTCTGCTCAATGTACTATGAGCTGTCTTGCTGTTCCCATGAACGTGACCAACAACTCTACAAACAGTATGTCAAAATTACACGAAAAATGGGTGCGGATGATCCATCGTATTGCGTCGATTACATTCGTGATATCTTATGCCAGGAATGTTCGCCGTATGCTGCTCATTTGTACGACGCAGAAACAACCGGAGAAGCACGCCCGTTCCCAGGATTATGTAATCATTATTGCGTTTACTTCCATAGTCTGTGCTCAAATGTGATTCCACTGATAACAAACGATACGCAGCTGCGGAAGAAAGCCAGAGCGGGTAGCGTAGAATTTTGTGATACAGTGAAAATACCAGACATGGATTATTGCTACCCTGACATTATAGATGATATAGAGTTGAACTTTGAACTTGATAGAGCCTTAGGTGGTGAAGGAGATGGCTGCTTGTGTTTGGAAGAATTTGCAAATGGATTACGAAACCCACTCCTTGCTGTACATGCAAACGACAGCACTCATAGGCTTTATATAGCAGAGCAACTAGGTGTGattcatgtttatttaaaaaatggttcaaAAATTGATAAACCATTTCTAGATCTAAGAAAGTCGGTGTTGACAACAAGAAGAAGGGGTGATGAGCGAGGGCTTCTTGGATTAGCATTCCATCCAAACTATAAAGAGAACAAGCGATTGTTTGTATACTACACAACGACAGATGAAGAATCGGATATAGACATGGTACGCCTCAGCGAATTCTCCACAAAAGTTAATAATGGAAACAGAGTGGATATGAAATCTGAGAAAGTAATACTTGAGATTGCTCAACCAGCAGCCAATCACAACGGGGGTCAATTATTGTTTGGCATGGATGGATTCTTGTACATTTCAGTTGGTGACGGTGGAAAGGCTGGAGATCCATTTGGTGAATATGGAAATTCACAAAActt AGAAAACTTATTGGGTAAGTTTTTGCGAATTGATGTCAATTCAGTAGATGATGACAGAGAATACAGTATTCCTCCTTCAAATCCATTTGTTCGGATGGATAATCAATCTGCCAGAGATGCCATGGGTGATAATCGATCCACCACAGCAAGAGAGGAAATATATGCATATGGTTTACGCAATGTTTGGAGGTGTGGAATGGATAAAGGCAACCGTGATACTGGTGAAGGTAGAGGCCGTATCATATGTGGTGATGTCGGACAGTCTGACTATGAAGAGATTGATATTATTGTCAAAGGTGGTAATTACGGATGGCGTGCCAAAGAAGGATTTGAATGTTATGATTATGATATGTGTTCTGATCCTAAATGGTTAG TGAATGAAGAGCTACCCATCCATACTTATCCCCACACTGTTGGCAAATCAGTGACCGGCGGTCACATCTATCGAGGGTGTTTATTCCCCAATATGAATGGACATTACATATATGGAGATTTCATGAATGG AAAATTGTTTAAGTTAGTTGAAAGTGGAGTGAATGGGACATGGGAGAACAGTGACATATGTTTAGGAGATTCAACCGTCTGTACTGGAGGCTTGCTTAACAACTACCCAACTCATATACTCTCATTTGGAGAAGATGAATcag GTGAGATTTACATGCTGACAACTAATGCACCAAGTACTTCTCATGCTGGAGGCAAAGTATATAGAATAGTTGATCCATCATT gaGAAGTAGTCCATCTGAATGTCCAATTGATGAAGAAGAATTTCGAATCAAAGGCACAATTACACCGTTTTCTCCAAGTAAACCAA AGATTAGCACATGCCCAAAGACATGTAACACTCCAAGCATAACCAATGTTACATACTGCACAAGTTCTTTTG CAATTGTTGTTCAAATTCAGAAAGTTTCAGTGTTCAACCGGTATAAAGAAGTCAAGGTGCTTGTTCCATATCTGTACAGAATTGACAAAGGAGTTCGAAAACCGAAATACGAGGACAGTTTAATAGCATACGGCCGTTCACGCAAGTGCCCATGCCCTGATCTGACAGTTGGAGTGACATATATTATCACTGGTCAGTACGAGAAATATTCGAAGGAGTTTGTGATATCCGAGTTATCTGTAGTACAACGTTGGTATTGGTATTGGAATATCCAACTATATGCTTATCACAATAGCTGCGAAAAGAAGAGCTCTGTACAATGGCAAGATAAtgaaaattag